The Megalopta genalis isolate 19385.01 chromosome 8, iyMegGena1_principal, whole genome shotgun sequence sequence TTCTATATGACTTTCTAATTCGGCTACTTGAACTTCAAGATTCTTTGAACTTTCTTTTAAATCAATTACTTTTAAGAAAtacttataaaataatgttttcaTTTCACCATCTGATAGTTTTGCCAGTCTTTCCATTAAcattctctctcctttctctcgCTGTGCTTGATTTTCATCAAAACCTTTTCTTCCACAGATCATCTCATTTTTGTGTTCAATCATGGCATCTATAGCCTCAATAGTCTCACCACATTCTAATAATTTTCGTTCTTCTACAGTTGACAAGGCTTTTTCTTTTTGAAACTTTTCATCAAGATCACATTTCTCATCAACTAAACAGTCTCTGGTACGTCTTAAGTTTTGAATTTCATTTCGTAGGGCTTCCTTTTCATCTATGTCTGCTGTTCTTTCCAAATCTATAGATTTCTCTTTTAAAACAATGTCAAGATGTGTAATTCTTGCACTGACATCCAATAAATTTTTCTTCTTGTCAGGATAATTACCTTTTGATTTATCTTTTCCATCTTCGCTATCCGATTGTATTTCTTTAAGCTTAAAAgcagttaaattatatttttcttctAGTTCATGAATTTTCTTTTGATCTTCTGCAAGTTCTTCTTCTAACTGTTGTTTACGTTCTACCTCTGTAATCAGTTGCCTCTTTAGATTAATCATTTCTTCTGTAGAGGCATTCAGCGACTTCCAAATTTTTGTACTGTTTTTGAATGATTCGAGTGCAGTTTGATGTATCATTGCGATATCCCTCAATCGGTTCTTGTAATAAACTGTCCTGTTTCTGTACAActcaattttcttttttaagagGGGCTTTTTGAAAAAGAAGTCATAATCAGGTCTAGATTTTACTTCAGATATCTTTGATTCTGTTTGAGAACATCGTTTCTCTAATTCAGATCGTTTATGTTGAAACTTTGCAGTGGCTTTAGCAAGTGTGTTCTCATTCTTTGCTAAATCCTCCATCATAAAAAGCCTAATCTTAGCGGTTGATTGAAGCTCTTTCATATGTTTCTGAGCCTCGTCTAAActtaattgaatttttttcaCCTGAGTTTGCTTTGCATCGTTATTGGACATCAAAATCTTCAATTCCTTCATGGGTTCAGGTAATTTTTTTGTCTCGAGAACATCGATTAACAAATCTGTTGAATTATTCTTATCATTTGGTAGATTTTGTTCCGCTATTGGTTCAGGGATACAATTATGTACAATGTCTGCAGTAGGATATTCTAGTATTTTGTTAGTCAACATTTGGTTTTGATTGGATTTAAGGTTATCATTAAAAGCTAATATTTCATTACACATTTCAGATCCAGGAAGGATTGAGTTCCTTCTGGAATTTCTGCGTCTAACTGGAACAGGCTTTTCTATAGATTCAAACATATCATGTATTCCTAATTTTGTATCATCTGTTTCTGTTTGAACAATATCATCTGTTTGTATTTTAAACTGTTCCATATAGTCATTTAATTTCTCTTGAAAAACTGAATTTTTTAAGCGTGTAACATagtcatcttcttcttcttcttcatcttcgaTGTCATCTctttcttcttgatcttcttcaTCATCTCTTAATTCATCTTCGTCtgtctcttcctcttcttcatcTATACCTTCTGCTTTATCATCAGACATTTTACTTCCCAAACATGCAGAACACGTTAAACAATTACTTGTAGAGTTGTACTCTTCTACTTGAACAAGTTTATTAAAACTTGTATTTTTATCAACTTTGATCAGTcttaataaattttcatttgGGGACTCTGAATTTGTGTCATAGTAATTATTGCGAAAATTCTCTATTTCTCGTCGTGGTCGCATTCTAAAACCTTTGTGGTTACGTTCCAGAACATTTGTGTACTTTAGCGTTTCATTatttctctcactctttctcagATCCTTGAGTTTACGCTCTTTCTCGCTCATGCGTGCCTTCGGCTATATTCGCACTATTTCGGTCATCCTCGATTCAGCCTCCGCCATACTTGTGCGTAAATTTATGAGTCTCACGTGTccgtaaacgtttttaaaattcTCTTCTCGTATTTCAGTTGTTGTCATCGCATCATGTTTAAATATTTTGACGCACAAGTATCAGTACGTTCTAAGTTATAAAAAAAAACACGTATACTTTTCGAATAAATGACTCTCGAACCATAAAGGTATATGCATGTATACGCACACAGTATTAGCGGAATCTATGTACATTACAGAATACAGAAATTCTAACATTGtttattttttcgttttttttatatatttatatttcctgTTTTGAAACGATCTGCTGTCAGTCACTTCAAATGCTTATATGTATTGTATGAAAGTTGGTAGTGCTGTGATCACCAAATATGTAAGTACAGATCCAATTGGCGTCCTCGAATAATTTAAAGATCTCGATTTTAgtgagttatatatatattaaaaattttgcgaaggtatctattatatacttTTATTCAGAAATATCAAATTCATTGTGTTTTCTTCAACTGTTGGGAACATTCAGAAAATTCAGAAAATCGATATGAGTTTTAGATTTTTGGAAACTCAAATGTTCCTAGAAGGAAGCCACAGTAAGAAATTCTGCTTCACCATAGTAAGCATTTTTATCCCCACGATTTTAATGCACATCCAGGTCCGCGCAGTTCCTTTAGAAGGAGAACGGGAGATGATCGAGAGAGACAGAACGAAACCCGCGGGTTCTGCATATACGCTAGTGTCTACACGGACGAGAAAACTAGGCCGTCTCACTTTACCGTGCTTGTGGTCTCACTCTTTTCGCGCATCCGTACGCCTGGCGCTCCATCTGAAACACGTGGCGCAATATTCGACTTTGTCTTTTCGTCCAGTAGGATTCTCGACCATACAGTCCACaccatatttaaataaatataaatccaTAAGCTACATTTTACGTAATACTTTCTAGTTTATGAATCTACTAAATTTTGTTAATTGAACCATCCGAGTACTTGTCAACTGTAACGGGCAGTAATCAATGCTCTACTCTACGAGAAGGATTTTCGAAAGCAATGAATAATTTCgcaattttatatgatttttacttttaaaaatttgaaaaacgaaGTTGAAACTTAGAAAGACTACACATTTAATTTAgtaattacaaaaattttcaaacTCAGAGGTTTAGAGAATTAGAGTTAAAAATGATTGAAGATTGGAACAATTTACAGGCAAAAAAGATTTAAGAACTATATGAAACAATTTCAAAACATTTAGTAGAAATTTTGATCCACAATCTACAACGGAACTAGGAATGTAAGGAAATGACTGTGTTGTTTGTGGTTTTGGGTTACgcagaaaattgtattttattcgggCATCGACATTATCACTTCTGGGGTGAATAAGGGCGAACTTTCCTGcttgcataaatttgaggccCCGACAAGGGCCGTTATTATTAAATAGAAGAGCCCGCGGAACGCAGGAGGTTGCAAACCACCTGGCGCCAAGTCGGGCCCGCTGTATCGTTAATCCGGGCCCGAGTATCGTTAATCCCTTCATTGCTGGTCTAGATACTTTTTTCCGAAATCGTTATTTCATAACATACAAATTGAAAAACTGCATATTAGAGGCATGTTTATTccatgaaaaaaattatttcgattactGTATGCCACTAGAACTGGTCTTCTATGTCTTCGTATAAATATATCCCTTTGAAATTACGTAAAGACAAAAATAGTAAACACACACCCCCTTtatgattcgaataattgtacaatgctCGAATAAATAGACGGaatagtttattcgaataaataaatggaatagtttgttcgaataaataggtAGGATAGttcgatcgaataaataaaCGGAACAGGTCAATATCGTATGAATATTaatgaaatttaataaaaatcgtaACTGGTACGTGCTCTCAAACTTGAACATTTTGGGGTTTTTACTTTCACTGATAAAAATAGCTTGTCTTTGTTGCAATGTATAAACGAATATGTTTAATATCTTCACACATCCCCCAATTGTTTTAGATTGAAAAGGATTTCATCCCGATGAAAAACCATAAATTCGTTAGTAATTACTGTATATAATATGATTAAAAAATGAAGCTTAATGATATGAAtgatatttataaaattctttacAACTGACAAAGTC is a genomic window containing:
- the cos gene encoding kinesin-like protein costa; the protein is MSEKERKLKDLRKSERNNETLKYTNVLERNHKGFRMRPRREIENFRNNYYDTNSESPNENLLRLIKVDKNTSFNKLVQVEEYNSTSNCLTCSACLGSKMSDDKAEGIDEEEEETDEDELRDDEEDQEERDDIEDEEEEEDDYVTRLKNSVFQEKLNDYMEQFKIQTDDIVQTETDDTKLGIHDMFESIEKPVPVRRRNSRRNSILPGSEMCNEILAFNDNLKSNQNQMLTNKILEYPTADIVHNCIPEPIAEQNLPNDKNNSTDLLIDVLETKKLPEPMKELKILMSNNDAKQTQVKKIQLSLDEAQKHMKELQSTAKIRLFMMEDLAKNENTLAKATAKFQHKRSELEKRCSQTESKISEVKSRPDYDFFFKKPLLKKKIELYRNRTVYYKNRLRDIAMIHQTALESFKNSTKIWKSLNASTEEMINLKRQLITEVERKQQLEEELAEDQKKIHELEEKYNLTAFKLKEIQSDSEDGKDKSKGNYPDKKKNLLDVSARITHLDIVLKEKSIDLERTADIDEKEALRNEIQNLRRTRDCLVDEKCDLDEKFQKEKALSTVEERKLLECGETIEAIDAMIEHKNEMICGRKGFDENQAQREKGERMLMERLAKLSDGEMKTLFYKYFLKVIDLKESSKNLEVQVAELESHIETQKWEIQTITNALKQTKLEAERRIVLMQRKYEQKLLAMYRHIGEETSSSGPETLDTDTELARHVEENENYPYPVRIPPPANAIQRPTTKVTKERNKLIIQKTTGRDKRRK